A genomic region of Caldicellulosiruptor acetigenus contains the following coding sequences:
- the coaE gene encoding dephospho-CoA kinase (Dephospho-CoA kinase (CoaE) performs the final step in coenzyme A biosynthesis.), translating to MRQNRVLGITGKMGSGKSTISSILAQSYGFKVIDVDKEYHTLLEENEELKKKLTDVFGEEILVSGKIDRNRLRALVTADKSRFEVLNKITHEFIFERVKYLVLEVFKEYPTVIDAALLFEIGLNRLCSVVWFVEAEENLLVDRIIKRNGWSEKEIKSFLERQKVLESHKKLANRVIVNNFDIEKLKSVIKKYLKEDGLI from the coding sequence ATGAGACAAAATAGAGTTTTGGGAATTACAGGGAAGATGGGTTCGGGTAAGAGTACCATCAGTAGCATATTAGCGCAAAGTTACGGCTTTAAAGTAATTGATGTTGACAAAGAATATCATACCCTTTTGGAAGAAAACGAAGAACTCAAGAAAAAGTTAACTGATGTTTTTGGGGAAGAAATATTGGTATCAGGGAAAATAGACCGAAACAGATTGAGAGCTTTAGTTACTGCTGACAAATCCCGTTTTGAGGTTTTAAATAAAATAACTCATGAATTTATTTTTGAAAGGGTAAAGTACTTGGTTTTAGAGGTCTTTAAAGAATACCCGACTGTCATAGATGCTGCGCTTTTATTTGAGATAGGACTCAACAGACTCTGTTCGGTTGTGTGGTTTGTGGAGGCAGAAGAAAATTTATTGGTTGATAGAATAATAAAAAGAAATGGATGGAGTGAAAAGGAGATAAAATCTTTTTTAGAAAGGCAAAAAGTATTAGAGAGCCATAAGAAGCTTGCTAACAGGGTTATAGTGAATAATTTTGACATTGAAAAGTTAAAAAGTGTAATAAAAAAATATCTAAAAGAGGATGGGTTGATTTGA
- a CDS encoding lytic transglycosylase domain-containing protein translates to MKKKVTIIVLLLVLLLFFERFYFFVLKQIYPLKFSESISKYSSEIGVDPYLICAIIKSESNFNQYAVSRKGAVGLMQLSPSTAKWVAQKLKVQYSDENLYDPDYNIKLGSWYIKYLINYYNGDIKLAVAAYNAGLTNVDKWLSNIKRYTIEVTEIPFKETNHFVRRVFKSYEMYKKLYPKAFKHTDY, encoded by the coding sequence TTGAAGAAGAAGGTTACAATAATAGTCTTACTCCTTGTTCTTCTTTTATTCTTTGAAAGATTTTATTTTTTTGTTCTAAAGCAAATATATCCTCTGAAGTTTTCTGAAAGTATAAGTAAATATAGCAGTGAAATAGGAGTAGATCCATATTTGATATGTGCAATAATAAAATCTGAAAGTAACTTTAACCAGTATGCAGTTTCAAGAAAAGGCGCTGTTGGACTTATGCAGCTTTCGCCTTCAACTGCAAAGTGGGTTGCTCAAAAGCTTAAAGTCCAGTATTCAGATGAAAATCTCTATGACCCTGACTACAATATAAAGCTTGGTTCATGGTATATAAAATATCTCATAAATTACTACAATGGTGATATAAAGCTTGCAGTAGCTGCATACAACGCCGGCTTGACAAATGTTGATAAATGGCTATCGAACATAAAAAGGTATACCATCGAAGTTACAGAAATTCCTTTTAAAGAAACAAACCATTTTGTGAGAAGGGTTTTCAAAAGTTATGAAATGTACAAAAAACTTTATCCAAAGGCCTTCAAACATACAGATTATTGA
- the uvrB gene encoding excinuclease ABC subunit UvrB gives MKKFKLVSDFKPTGDQPKAIEMLTEGILKGEKFQTLLGVTGSGKTFTMAKVIENVQRPTLVLAHNKTLAAQLCSEFREFFPENAVEFFVSYYDYYQPEAYIPETDTYIEKDSSINEEIDKLRHSATSALFERRDVIIVASVSCIYSLGSPEDYLNLTISLRPGMIKDRDEVIRELIRMQYERNDIDFRRGRFRVRGDVLEVFPASNTDRAIRIEFFGDEIEKITEFDVVTGEVIGRRNHVAIFPASHYVTTAEKLKRAIKSIEEELEQRLKELRSMGKLVEAQRLEQRTRYDIEMLQEMGFCKGIENYSRHLTGRPPGSPPYTLLDYFPKDFIMFIDESHVTIPQVRAMYNGDKARKDTLVEYGFRLPSAYDNRPLTFEEFEEKLNQVIFVSATPGPYELKKSSRIVEQIIRPTGLVDPEIEVHPVQGQIDHLIGEIRKRVEKNQRVLVTTLTKKMAESLTEYLKDVGIRVRYMHSDIDTIERMQIIRDLRLGKFDVLVGINLLREGLDLPEVSLVAILDADKEGFLRSETSLIQTIGRAARNVDGKVIMYADRITNAMQRAIDETNRRRKIQIEYNQKHGIIPQTVRKGIRQIIEATVSVAEEEEKYEVVEKEIVENMTKEEIEEYIKELEQEMKKFAIELEFEKAAKVRDKIFELKKLL, from the coding sequence ATGAAAAAATTTAAGCTTGTTTCAGACTTCAAACCAACTGGCGACCAGCCAAAAGCAATAGAGATGTTAACAGAAGGAATTTTAAAAGGTGAAAAATTTCAGACCCTTTTAGGTGTTACAGGGTCTGGCAAGACATTCACAATGGCAAAGGTCATAGAGAATGTTCAAAGACCAACGCTTGTGCTGGCACATAACAAGACTTTAGCAGCACAGCTTTGTAGTGAGTTTAGAGAATTTTTTCCAGAAAATGCAGTAGAATTCTTTGTAAGTTACTATGACTATTATCAGCCTGAAGCTTATATTCCGGAAACTGACACGTACATTGAAAAGGATTCATCTATAAATGAAGAGATTGACAAACTCAGACACTCAGCTACATCTGCCTTATTTGAAAGAAGAGATGTTATAATTGTTGCAAGTGTATCCTGTATTTACAGTTTGGGCAGTCCTGAGGATTATTTAAATCTTACTATTTCTTTGCGCCCTGGCATGATAAAAGACAGAGATGAGGTCATAAGAGAGCTTATAAGAATGCAGTATGAAAGAAATGACATTGATTTTAGAAGAGGAAGATTTAGAGTAAGAGGAGACGTACTTGAAGTTTTCCCTGCATCTAATACGGACAGGGCGATAAGAATAGAATTTTTTGGGGATGAGATAGAAAAAATCACAGAGTTTGATGTTGTAACAGGTGAGGTAATTGGTCGAAGAAACCATGTTGCAATATTTCCAGCATCTCACTATGTGACAACAGCTGAGAAATTGAAAAGAGCGATAAAAAGTATAGAAGAAGAACTTGAACAAAGGCTAAAAGAGCTAAGAAGTATGGGTAAGCTTGTTGAGGCTCAGAGGCTTGAGCAGAGAACGCGCTATGACATAGAGATGCTTCAGGAAATGGGTTTTTGTAAAGGGATAGAGAACTATTCAAGGCATTTAACTGGCAGACCACCTGGAAGTCCACCGTATACTTTGCTTGATTATTTTCCAAAAGATTTCATAATGTTCATTGATGAGTCGCATGTTACAATACCTCAAGTAAGAGCTATGTACAATGGCGACAAAGCAAGAAAAGATACCCTTGTTGAATATGGTTTTAGACTTCCATCTGCGTATGATAACAGACCATTGACATTTGAAGAGTTCGAAGAAAAGCTCAACCAAGTAATTTTTGTAAGTGCAACACCCGGACCGTATGAGCTCAAAAAATCTTCACGCATTGTTGAACAGATTATAAGACCGACAGGGCTTGTTGATCCTGAAATTGAGGTTCATCCTGTACAGGGTCAGATTGACCATCTGATTGGTGAGATACGAAAGAGAGTAGAAAAGAACCAGAGAGTGCTTGTTACTACCCTTACCAAAAAGATGGCTGAAAGTCTTACTGAGTATTTAAAAGATGTGGGAATCAGGGTCAGATATATGCATTCAGACATAGATACAATTGAGCGTATGCAGATTATCAGGGATTTGCGCCTTGGCAAGTTTGATGTGCTGGTGGGGATAAATCTGCTTAGAGAAGGCCTTGACCTTCCCGAAGTGTCACTTGTTGCAATTTTAGATGCTGACAAAGAAGGTTTTTTGAGGTCAGAGACTTCGCTTATTCAGACAATTGGCCGCGCTGCAAGAAATGTTGATGGAAAGGTTATAATGTATGCAGATAGAATTACAAACGCTATGCAAAGAGCTATTGATGAGACAAACCGACGTAGAAAAATTCAGATAGAATACAACCAAAAACACGGAATTATACCTCAAACTGTAAGAAAAGGTATAAGACAGATAATTGAGGCGACAGTGTCTGTGGCTGAAGAGGAAGAGAAATACGAAGTTGTGGAGAAAGAGATTGTAGAAAATATGACAAAGGAAGAGATAGAAGAATATATCAAGGAACTTGAACAGGAGATGAAAAAGTTTGCTATAGAACTTGAGTTTGAAAAGGCCGCAAAAGTAAGGGACAAAATATTTGAACTCAAAAAACTTCTTTAA
- the polA gene encoding DNA polymerase I, translating to MKLVIFDGNSILYRAFFALPELTTSNNIPTNAIYGFVNVILKYLEQEKPDYVAVAFDKRGREARKSEYQEYKANRKPMPDNLQVQIPYVREILYALNIPIVEFEGYEADDVIGSLVNQFKNTGLDIVIITGDRDTLQLLDKNVVVKIVSTKFDRTMEDLYTIENIKEKYGAWANQVPDYKALVGDQSDNIPGVKGIGEKSAQKLLEEYSSLEEIYQNLDKIKGSIREKLEAGKDMAFLSKRLATIVCDLPLNVKLEDLRTKEWNKERLYEILVQLEFKSIIKRLGLSEVVQFEFVQQQTDIPDVEQKELESISQIRSKEIPLMFVPDEKCFYLYDQESNTVFVTRDRHLVEEILKSDTVKIVYDLKNIFHQLNLKDTDNIKNCEDVMIASYVLDSTRSSYELETLFVSYLNTDIEAVRKDKKIVSVVLLKRLWDELLRLIDLNSCQFLYENIERPLIPVLYEMEKTGFKVDRDALLQYTKEIESKILKLETQIYQIAGEWFNINSPKQLSYILFEKLKLPVIKKTKTGYSTDAEVLEELFDKHEIVPLILDYRMYTKILTTYCQGLLQAINPSSGRVHTTFIQTGTATGRLASSDPNLQNIPVKYDEGKLIRKVFVPEEGHVLIDADYSQIELRILAHISEDERLISAFKNNVDIHSQTAAEVFGVDIANVTPEMRSQAKAVNFGIVYGISDYGLARDIKISRKEAAEFINKYFERYPKVKEYLDNTVKFARDNGFVLTLFNRKRYVKDIKSTNRNLRGYAERIAMNSPIQGSAADIMKLAMIKVYQKLKENNLKSKIILQVHDELLIEAPYEEKDIVKRIVKREMENAVDLKVPLVVEVKEGLNWYETK from the coding sequence ATGAAACTGGTTATATTCGATGGAAACAGTATTTTGTACAGAGCCTTTTTTGCTCTTCCTGAACTGACAACCTCAAACAATATTCCAACAAACGCTATTTATGGGTTTGTAAATGTGATATTAAAATATTTAGAACAAGAAAAACCTGATTATGTTGCTGTAGCATTTGACAAGAGAGGAAGAGAGGCACGAAAAAGCGAATACCAAGAATACAAAGCTAACAGAAAACCTATGCCGGATAACCTTCAAGTACAAATTCCTTATGTTCGAGAAATTCTTTATGCCCTTAACATTCCAATTGTTGAGTTTGAAGGATATGAGGCAGATGATGTAATCGGCTCACTTGTTAACCAGTTCAAAAATACTGGTTTGGATATTGTTATTATTACAGGTGACAGGGATACTCTTCAGTTACTTGACAAAAACGTGGTTGTAAAGATTGTCTCAACGAAGTTTGACAGGACAATGGAAGATTTGTACACCATTGAAAATATAAAAGAAAAATATGGAGCCTGGGCAAATCAAGTGCCTGATTATAAAGCGCTTGTTGGAGACCAATCAGATAACATTCCCGGGGTGAAGGGAATTGGCGAAAAAAGTGCCCAGAAGCTCTTGGAGGAGTATTCATCTTTAGAAGAGATATACCAAAATTTAGATAAAATTAAAGGTTCTATCCGTGAAAAGTTGGAAGCGGGAAAAGACATGGCGTTTTTATCCAAGCGCTTAGCAACAATTGTATGTGATTTACCACTAAATGTTAAACTTGAAGACTTAAGAACAAAAGAGTGGAACAAGGAAAGGCTTTATGAGATTTTGGTCCAGTTAGAGTTCAAAAGTATAATAAAACGGTTGGGACTATCAGAAGTAGTTCAATTTGAATTTGTTCAGCAGCAAACTGATATTCCTGACGTAGAGCAAAAAGAGCTTGAAAGTATTTCACAAATAAGATCAAAAGAGATTCCATTAATGTTTGTACCTGACGAAAAGTGTTTTTATCTGTATGACCAAGAAAGTAATACTGTGTTTGTAACAAGGGATAGACATTTGGTAGAGGAGATTTTAAAAAGTGACACTGTGAAAATTGTGTATGATTTAAAAAATATATTTCATCAACTCAACTTGAAAGACACAGATAATATTAAAAATTGCGAGGATGTAATGATTGCTTCTTATGTTCTTGACAGCACAAGAAGTTCATATGAGTTAGAAACGTTGTTTGTATCCTACTTGAACACTGATATAGAAGCTGTAAGAAAAGATAAAAAGATAGTCTCTGTAGTACTTCTAAAACGGTTATGGGATGAACTTTTAAGATTAATAGATTTAAATTCATGCCAGTTTCTGTATGAGAATATAGAAAGACCTCTTATCCCGGTTCTATATGAGATGGAAAAAACAGGATTTAAGGTAGACAGAGATGCCTTGCTCCAGTATACCAAGGAGATTGAAAGCAAAATATTAAAACTTGAAACGCAGATATACCAGATTGCGGGTGAGTGGTTTAATATAAATTCACCCAAACAACTTTCTTACATTTTGTTTGAAAAGCTAAAACTTCCTGTAATAAAAAAGACAAAAACAGGATATTCCACCGATGCCGAGGTTTTAGAAGAGCTTTTTGACAAACATGAAATAGTTCCTCTTATTCTGGACTACAGGATGTATACAAAGATACTAACAACCTACTGTCAGGGATTACTTCAGGCAATAAATCCTTCTTCGGGCAGAGTTCATACAACCTTTATCCAAACAGGTACAGCCACAGGAAGACTTGCAAGTAGCGATCCTAATTTACAAAATATACCTGTAAAATATGATGAGGGGAAATTGATAAGAAAGGTTTTTGTACCTGAAGAAGGACATGTACTGATTGATGCAGATTATTCCCAAATTGAACTGAGGATACTTGCCCATATTTCTGAAGATGAAAGACTTATAAGTGCTTTCAAAAACAATGTTGACATCCATTCGCAGACAGCAGCTGAGGTTTTTGGTGTAGACATAGCCAATGTTACTCCAGAGATGAGAAGTCAAGCTAAAGCAGTGAATTTTGGTATAGTTTATGGGATTTCTGATTATGGTCTTGCAAGAGATATAAAAATTTCGCGAAAAGAAGCTGCAGAGTTTATAAACAAGTATTTTGAGCGTTATCCCAAAGTTAAAGAGTATTTAGATAATACTGTTAAGTTTGCTCGTGATAATGGATTTGTTTTGACTTTGTTTAACAGAAAGAGATACGTAAAGGACATAAAATCTACAAACAGAAATCTAAGGGGCTATGCCGAAAGGATTGCAATGAATTCGCCAATTCAGGGCAGTGCTGCTGATATCATGAAATTGGCAATGATTAAGGTGTATCAGAAACTTAAAGAAAACAATCTTAAATCAAAAATAATTTTGCAGGTACACGATGAGCTTTTAATTGAAGCCCCATACGAAGAAAAGGATATAGTAAAAAGAATAGTAAAAAGAGAGATGGAAAATGCAGTAGATTTAAAAGTGCCTCTGGTGGTTGAGGTGAAAGAAGGACTGAATTGGTATGAGACAAAATAG